The following coding sequences lie in one Enterococcus sp. 9E7_DIV0242 genomic window:
- a CDS encoding XRE family transcriptional regulator — protein MNPYEKIRELTRERGLSVRELEKRLGFSNGYFSKWKNVSPNSEGLQKVADYFDVSVDYLLGRTDNQVTQKESSQTKPKVKILSRKMENLDDSQLDALDGLIDQFFDKNLVKVLMTIKKPDYNTATFIAHRVFGSFTDCSFPVNILQLCNNLYKTKLATYEEFADEIGKSIDYVAKTIGKNNDAFTLNRGGEFIIVFNDDIVDNVVKRIRFSIAHEVGHIMLSHFNDGDLVLTRGGLTEEKYKVLEIEADKFAQELLLPTFLVNEDSSIETLSKTFDVSKQVAKIALNAKQKYPWIKATLPYRALFRSKQNRIKFISLKSARLIEARDSMNFHSFIQRLWIKPNYYFCIHCKNVDKTLETEVFYCPICGSKELEVVSEKNYFLFHEQKEREMMSYSSLEVDNEGRLTENCPICSNDHVSDNYCSVCGIGVINSCSGMRKTNDNWNNGYEEEEACEGPLLGSDRYCPKCGCESTFSFNGLLKPWDYVSTNPSASTFQIDIADDQLPF, from the coding sequence ATGAATCCATACGAAAAAATTAGAGAATTAACAAGGGAACGCGGACTTTCTGTAAGAGAATTGGAAAAAAGATTAGGTTTCTCCAACGGGTATTTCAGTAAGTGGAAAAACGTATCACCTAACTCGGAAGGACTACAAAAGGTCGCTGATTATTTCGACGTGTCAGTAGACTATCTTCTAGGACGTACCGATAATCAAGTAACTCAAAAAGAATCGTCTCAAACTAAACCAAAAGTAAAAATCTTATCTCGAAAAATGGAGAACCTTGATGATTCTCAATTAGATGCTTTAGATGGGTTGATTGATCAATTTTTCGATAAAAATTTGGTAAAGGTTCTGATGACAATTAAGAAGCCAGATTATAACACAGCCACTTTCATTGCACACAGAGTTTTCGGTTCTTTCACTGATTGTTCTTTTCCAGTCAATATTCTTCAATTATGCAATAACCTTTATAAAACCAAGTTAGCTACATATGAAGAATTTGCAGATGAAATAGGTAAAAGTATTGATTATGTAGCTAAAACTATCGGTAAAAACAATGATGCATTTACGCTCAACCGGGGTGGAGAATTTATTATAGTTTTCAATGATGATATAGTTGACAATGTTGTGAAACGTATTCGCTTTTCAATAGCACATGAAGTCGGGCATATCATGTTAAGTCATTTCAATGATGGAGATTTAGTTTTAACTCGAGGTGGCTTAACAGAAGAAAAATACAAAGTATTAGAAATTGAAGCTGATAAATTTGCTCAAGAATTATTGTTGCCCACATTTCTTGTCAACGAAGACAGTTCAATTGAAACCTTAAGTAAAACTTTTGATGTTAGTAAACAAGTTGCGAAAATCGCTCTTAATGCCAAACAAAAATACCCTTGGATAAAAGCAACGTTACCCTATAGAGCGCTTTTTAGAAGCAAACAAAATCGAATAAAATTCATTTCGTTGAAAAGCGCACGTCTAATTGAAGCTAGAGACTCCATGAATTTTCATTCATTTATTCAACGACTATGGATAAAGCCGAATTACTATTTTTGCATTCATTGTAAAAATGTGGACAAAACATTGGAAACAGAAGTATTTTATTGTCCAATTTGCGGGTCTAAAGAATTGGAAGTCGTTTCAGAAAAAAACTATTTTTTATTTCACGAACAGAAAGAGAGAGAAATGATGTCCTATTCATCTTTAGAAGTAGATAATGAAGGTAGATTAACAGAAAATTGCCCAATATGTAGCAATGATCATGTAAGTGATAACTATTGTTCCGTTTGTGGTATTGGAGTTATTAATTCATGTTCAGGAATGAGAAAAACCAATGATAATTGGAATAATGGCTATGAGGAAGAAGAAGCCTGTGAAGGTCCGTTGTTGGGCTCTGATAGATACTGCCCAAAATGTGGCTGCGAGTCAACATTCTCCTTTAACGGACTACTTAAACCTTGGGACTATGTATCAACCAATCCTTCTGCTTCAACATTTCAGATTGATATCGCAGATGATCAATTACCCTTCTAA
- a CDS encoding exonuclease domain-containing protein, which yields MSISFVAIDFETANSKRASACSVGLVKVINGQIVDTFYSLIDPEDDFDDFNIIIHGILPDDVINSPTYPSIIKSIERFSEDLPLVAHYAPFDMGVIRDSNDRYDIDDFTAKYIDSYYLSRFLISTISYKLRDIATLIGEQFQHHNALEDARMAAMLILYLCKQHNLSYLNELMDVAQYKKFGVVEGKEGSGFRRAKARRNKQSKLSNADIKQLVSSIDKETLDASHPFFEKNACFTGKLESLTRLEGMTLFAQVGGFPEKGVTQKTNYLIMGEQDMRIVGSEGKSSKIKKAESLLARGQDIQLLGEMDFLKMID from the coding sequence ATGTCAATTAGTTTTGTAGCGATCGATTTCGAAACTGCCAATAGTAAACGTGCATCAGCTTGTTCAGTGGGATTAGTAAAAGTAATCAACGGTCAAATAGTAGATACTTTCTACAGCTTGATTGATCCTGAAGATGATTTTGATGATTTCAATATCATAATTCATGGAATTCTACCAGATGATGTGATTAACTCGCCTACATATCCATCAATAATAAAAAGTATAGAACGTTTCTCAGAGGACTTGCCCTTGGTAGCCCATTATGCTCCTTTTGATATGGGAGTTATTAGAGATTCCAACGATCGTTATGATATTGACGATTTTACAGCGAAATATATTGATAGCTATTACCTTTCTCGATTCTTAATTAGCACAATCAGTTATAAATTAAGGGATATAGCTACCTTGATAGGAGAACAGTTTCAGCACCACAATGCTTTAGAAGATGCCAGAATGGCGGCAATGCTTATCCTTTATCTTTGTAAACAGCATAATCTTTCTTATTTAAATGAACTGATGGATGTTGCACAGTATAAGAAATTCGGTGTCGTTGAAGGGAAAGAAGGTTCGGGCTTTAGGAGAGCTAAAGCTAGACGGAATAAACAGTCAAAATTAAGTAACGCTGACATTAAACAACTTGTTTCTTCAATTGATAAAGAAACCTTAGATGCCAGCCATCCTTTCTTTGAAAAAAACGCTTGTTTTACCGGAAAGTTGGAAAGTTTAACTCGCCTCGAGGGTATGACACTATTTGCACAAGTAGGCGGATTCCCTGAAAAAGGTGTTACACAGAAAACTAACTATCTAATTATGGGAGAACAAGATATGCGGATTGTTGGATCAGAGGGGAAATCTTCTAAAATAAAAAAGGCTGAGTCATTGTTGGCAAGAGGGCAAGATATACAATTACTAGGAGAAATGGATTTTCTGAAAATGATCGATTAA
- a CDS encoding aminotransferase — protein MQIANFGVEEWLNTWEKKAKYDISQSSIEALTLKELIGLDGTSVTEYFEKLSEQPLDYGWIEGSDTFKELVASLYENVAPENILQTNGATGANLLALFALIEPGDHVVSMLPTYQQLYDIPKSLGAVVDFVELKEEDQWQLDLNLLKSKIRPNTKMICLNSANNPTGTLLDKTSLQNIVAMAKEVDAYIVVDEVYAPLAGDGEFVSIVDLYEKGIATNSLSKTYSVPGIRIGWTASSSEIAELFRKYRDYTMICGGVISDDLAVHALRNKEKIIERNKKIVVDNLAILNKWIAQEPRVTLVSPHYVSTSFIKLDIPQDDPSFCIDLLEATGVLLVPGTAFDLPGYARLGYCCKEETLHTALELLSGYLRKFD, from the coding sequence ATGCAAATTGCTAATTTTGGTGTTGAAGAATGGTTAAATACATGGGAAAAGAAAGCAAAATATGATATTTCTCAAAGCTCGATAGAAGCATTGACATTAAAAGAATTGATTGGTTTAGATGGCACTTCGGTGACGGAATATTTTGAAAAATTGAGTGAGCAACCTTTAGACTATGGGTGGATCGAAGGATCAGATACATTTAAAGAACTAGTCGCCTCTTTGTATGAAAATGTCGCACCTGAAAATATTTTGCAGACAAACGGCGCGACAGGAGCGAATCTGCTGGCTCTCTTTGCTTTAATAGAGCCCGGGGATCATGTCGTATCGATGCTTCCTACCTATCAGCAATTATATGATATCCCGAAATCTCTGGGGGCTGTCGTTGATTTTGTTGAGCTTAAAGAGGAGGACCAATGGCAGTTAGATTTAAACCTGCTAAAGTCAAAAATTCGACCAAATACAAAAATGATCTGTTTGAATAGTGCTAATAATCCAACAGGAACATTGCTTGATAAGACCAGTTTGCAGAACATTGTTGCAATGGCAAAAGAAGTTGACGCTTATATTGTAGTAGATGAGGTATACGCACCACTGGCTGGAGATGGAGAGTTTGTCTCTATTGTTGATTTGTACGAAAAAGGAATTGCAACTAATTCTCTGTCAAAAACGTATTCTGTTCCGGGCATTCGAATTGGCTGGACAGCCTCTAGTAGTGAAATTGCAGAGCTTTTTCGAAAATATCGAGATTATACGATGATTTGTGGTGGCGTGATTTCAGATGATTTGGCTGTTCATGCACTGCGGAATAAAGAGAAGATAATAGAAAGAAATAAAAAAATCGTAGTGGATAATTTGGCCATATTGAATAAATGGATCGCACAGGAACCACGTGTGACATTGGTCTCTCCGCACTACGTCTCTACTTCGTTCATTAAGTTGGATATTCCGCAGGATGACCCTTCATTTTGTATTGATCTGTTAGAAGCAACAGGTGTACTTTTGGTTCCCGGCACTGCTTTCGACTTGCCGGGCTATGCTCGCTTAGGCTATTGCTGTAAGGAAGAAACGCTGCATACCGCATTAGAATTGTTATCAGGCTATTTGAGAAAGTTTGATTAG
- a CDS encoding VOC family protein — translation MMEVYLNFKNEAAEAITFYEKVFETSTTNIMTFGDMPEDSEHPVSEEMKDLILNASMIIEGTYVMFSDVPDGMGQPLVKGNNVSLVVSTDDEAQIDRQFGLLAEEGTVTMPLGPTFWTKKYGMVTDKFGTNWMFSYYKEG, via the coding sequence ATGATGGAAGTGTACTTGAATTTCAAAAATGAAGCAGCAGAAGCAATTACGTTTTATGAAAAAGTTTTTGAAACCTCTACAACGAATATTATGACATTTGGAGATATGCCGGAAGACTCTGAGCATCCTGTTTCTGAAGAAATGAAGGACCTGATATTGAACGCTAGTATGATCATTGAAGGAACATACGTCATGTTTTCCGATGTGCCGGATGGTATGGGACAACCTTTAGTAAAAGGAAATAATGTGTCTCTAGTAGTCAGCACGGATGATGAGGCCCAAATCGATCGTCAGTTTGGATTACTTGCAGAAGAAGGAACAGTTACTATGCCTTTGGGACCAACGTTCTGGACTAAAAAATATGGTATGGTCACAGATAAATTTGGAACAAATTGGATGTTTTCTTATTATAAAGAAGGCTGA
- a CDS encoding tyrosine-type recombinase/integrase, whose protein sequence is MATIKQYTKKDGSKAWQFQTYLGINQATGKEIRTTRRGFGTKKEAQLELNRLLVDFEKNGLQKKEKITYQELYDEWILQYKNTVKESTFVKTKRIFENHILPYFGDMRMESIEIKHCQKAINLWSKNLKRFKMVMNYSGMIFDYAIRIGLISLNPTKLVTRPVIKEVIEEKEANFYTKEELTLFFNCLEKENEPKIYSLFRVLAFTGMRKGEALALTWNDINFEQQTITISKTLTRGEESKLIIQTPKTGNSKRVVSIDDKTLTILKQWRKTQKKQYFFLGYNTIKKDQLLFSNLQNDYLQPTVTRKYIKQVCSKYDLKEITTHGFRHTHCSLLFESGASIKEVQDRLGHSDIQTTMNIYAHVTQDTKEKTAKLFANYVGI, encoded by the coding sequence ATGGCAACAATCAAACAATATACGAAAAAAGATGGTTCTAAGGCTTGGCAGTTTCAAACCTATCTAGGTATCAACCAAGCAACTGGAAAAGAAATACGAACAACTAGACGAGGTTTTGGCACAAAAAAAGAAGCCCAACTGGAGCTTAACAGGCTCCTTGTGGACTTTGAGAAGAATGGACTACAGAAAAAAGAGAAAATCACATATCAAGAATTATACGATGAGTGGATTCTTCAGTATAAGAATACCGTAAAAGAAAGTACATTTGTTAAAACTAAGCGAATATTTGAAAACCATATACTTCCCTATTTTGGAGATATGCGAATGGAAAGTATTGAGATTAAGCATTGCCAGAAAGCTATAAATTTGTGGTCTAAGAATCTCAAACGATTTAAGATGGTTATGAATTACTCTGGAATGATATTTGATTATGCTATTCGTATTGGTTTGATCAGTCTGAACCCTACAAAACTTGTAACTAGGCCAGTGATTAAAGAGGTGATCGAGGAAAAAGAAGCAAACTTCTATACCAAAGAAGAATTGACACTTTTTTTCAACTGCTTAGAAAAGGAAAATGAGCCAAAAATCTATTCATTATTCCGTGTATTAGCTTTTACCGGAATGAGAAAAGGAGAAGCATTGGCTCTTACGTGGAATGATATAAACTTTGAGCAGCAAACTATTACCATCAGCAAAACTTTAACTCGTGGTGAAGAGTCTAAACTCATCATTCAAACACCGAAAACAGGCAATTCTAAGCGTGTTGTTAGCATAGATGATAAAACCCTTACCATCTTAAAACAATGGCGGAAAACGCAAAAGAAGCAGTATTTTTTTCTAGGATATAACACAATAAAAAAAGATCAGCTTCTTTTTAGTAATCTTCAAAATGATTATCTGCAACCTACCGTAACCCGAAAATATATAAAACAAGTCTGCAGCAAATATGACCTTAAGGAGATTACTACTCACGGTTTTAGACACACTCATTGTAGTTTACTATTTGAATCCGGCGCATCGATCAAAGAGGTACAGGATCGTTTAGGACACTCTGATATTCAGACAACAATGAATATCTATGCTCATGTTACGCAAGACACCAAAGAGAAAACTGCTAAACTATTTGCTAATTATGTTGGTATCTAA
- a CDS encoding ribonuclease HI family protein — protein sequence MLRVYVDAATKGNPGPSGGGIVVTGMIEDTAIHEQLHFPLGNCSNHEAEFKILLTALDWLIEHSYTETTILIHSDSKVTVQTIDKNYTGNPTFQPYLSRFQELEKEFSMLLVQWIPESKNKGADNLARQALRKFLKDREKT from the coding sequence ATGTTACGAGTTTATGTCGACGCTGCAACAAAAGGAAATCCCGGTCCGAGCGGTGGGGGAATCGTTGTCACTGGAATGATTGAAGACACCGCCATACATGAACAGCTTCATTTTCCATTGGGAAATTGTTCAAATCATGAAGCGGAATTTAAAATTCTCCTGACTGCTTTAGACTGGTTGATCGAACATAGTTATACAGAAACGACCATCCTTATCCATTCGGATAGTAAAGTCACTGTCCAGACAATTGATAAAAACTATACTGGAAATCCAACCTTCCAACCCTATCTAAGTAGATTCCAAGAATTGGAAAAAGAGTTTTCTATGCTTCTTGTTCAATGGATTCCAGAAAGTAAGAACAAAGGCGCTGATAATTTGGCGCGACAAGCCTTAAGAAAATTTTTGAAAGATCGCGAAAAAACGTAG
- a CDS encoding class I SAM-dependent rRNA methyltransferase produces MKIQVTKQAAARFHSGYPLIQEEDIQKVPTEFPSDWVEFADTSGRFIAYGYLAKQNKGIGWLLSWKEEITAIFFERLFRESKEERHSYDKDTTTSAYRLFNGEGDGCGGLTIDRYNDFAVFSWYNETIYKHRELIVNSFKQVYGEIAGAYEKIRFSANRLPESQHLYGGKAQGPLLVTENGVSYATYLNEGLMTGIFLDQKEVRNELINGYACGKSLLNMFSYTGAFSVAAAMGGSYETTSVDLAKRSFAKTTEQFKVNQLSTDQQKIVVMDTFEFFKYAKRKELSYDCIVLDPPSFARNKKKVFTVAKNYGELIEQSVDILSAKGSIIASTNAANLSLAKFKKIVTEALIAKNVSYKIEKIYQLPADFKVNAQFSEGNYLKVLFLEIEK; encoded by the coding sequence GTGAAAATTCAAGTGACGAAGCAAGCAGCGGCAAGATTTCACAGTGGTTATCCACTGATACAGGAAGAAGATATACAGAAAGTTCCAACAGAATTTCCTAGTGATTGGGTAGAATTTGCAGATACTTCAGGGCGATTTATTGCTTATGGCTATTTAGCAAAACAAAACAAGGGGATCGGTTGGTTATTAAGCTGGAAGGAGGAAATAACGGCCATTTTTTTTGAACGGTTATTTCGAGAATCCAAGGAAGAACGTCATTCCTATGACAAAGATACAACGACTTCGGCGTATCGGCTTTTTAATGGTGAAGGGGATGGTTGTGGTGGTTTGACAATTGATCGATACAACGATTTTGCTGTTTTTTCATGGTATAACGAGACCATTTATAAGCATCGTGAGCTAATTGTGAATAGTTTCAAACAGGTTTATGGAGAAATCGCTGGAGCGTATGAAAAAATTCGCTTTTCAGCAAATAGACTTCCTGAATCTCAGCACCTGTATGGAGGAAAAGCACAGGGGCCACTCTTAGTTACTGAAAACGGCGTGTCTTATGCAACCTATTTAAATGAAGGGTTGATGACAGGGATCTTTCTTGATCAAAAAGAAGTTAGAAATGAGTTAATCAATGGGTACGCCTGTGGCAAAAGCCTATTGAATATGTTCAGTTACACAGGAGCCTTTTCGGTTGCTGCGGCAATGGGCGGCTCTTATGAAACAACTAGTGTTGATTTGGCGAAACGTAGCTTTGCGAAAACAACAGAACAATTTAAAGTGAATCAGTTGTCAACTGATCAGCAAAAAATCGTTGTGATGGACACATTTGAGTTTTTCAAATATGCTAAACGAAAAGAGCTGTCCTATGACTGTATCGTTCTTGACCCACCAAGCTTTGCAAGAAACAAGAAGAAAGTATTCACTGTGGCGAAAAACTATGGGGAGCTGATTGAACAGTCTGTCGATATTTTATCTGCTAAAGGCTCAATTATTGCGTCGACCAATGCAGCAAATCTTTCTTTGGCAAAATTTAAAAAGATCGTGACAGAAGCGTTGATTGCTAAAAATGTCTCTTATAAAATAGAAAAAATTTATCAACTTCCTGCTGATTTCAAAGTAAACGCACAGTTTTCGGAAGGGAATTATCTCAAAGTATTATTTTTGGAAATAGAAAAATGA
- a CDS encoding EbsA family protein, whose protein sequence is MKQKKYHWQPELSTAIISWSCTFAILFMSLILTLEYTRPYLVSNIVLAVFFIFALLGLNRYFKLTDKGLMIHYSLPFRKKELRFEKIQTVTVGTKSIEIVSEEFTSGSRIFIMPKKQKEGLIQALKERELVDRISYNDQLKLGDH, encoded by the coding sequence ATGAAACAAAAAAAATATCATTGGCAGCCGGAATTATCAACGGCCATTATTTCATGGTCCTGCACATTCGCCATATTATTCATGAGTTTGATTTTGACATTAGAGTATACAAGACCTTATTTGGTGAGTAATATTGTACTGGCTGTTTTTTTCATTTTTGCTTTATTGGGGCTCAATCGTTATTTCAAATTGACGGACAAAGGGCTGATGATTCACTACTCACTACCCTTTCGAAAAAAGGAACTTCGTTTTGAGAAGATACAGACAGTAACTGTTGGAACAAAAAGTATTGAGATTGTTTCGGAGGAATTTACTTCTGGTTCGCGGATTTTTATCATGCCGAAAAAGCAGAAAGAGGGATTGATCCAAGCCCTTAAGGAAAGAGAATTAGTTGATAGAATTAGTTATAATGATCAGTTGAAATTAGGGGATCATTGA
- the arcD gene encoding arginine-ornithine antiporter: MEEKRKGISKMGLVALVVSSSIGSGVFGITSDLAGSAAPGPAIVAWVIVGIGILALVLSLNNLGAKRPDLDGGIFGYAEAGFGKLGGFISGWGYWLSAWLGNVAFATMLMSALGEFLPVFKGGQNIPSIMLASVFIWVLTLLVNNGIESASFINTVVTICKLVPLFLFLIITIVAFNAGIFTADFWGNVAENLGSTAGNTSGLWDQIKGCLMVMMWVFVGIEGASVLANRAEKRSDAQQASIMGLLVLLFIYILASLLPYGVMSQTELAEISQPAMANILRYIVGGWGAAVINIGLIVSIIGCWLSWTMLPAETTMLMARDGMLPKKWGDVNKKEAPSYSLFLTAGLTNLFLLTFLVTDYAYQFAYSLCTAAILICYLLVGLYQIIYSHQQKDTKQLIIGVLATAFQIIGITLAGFSYILLCSIAYIPGFYFYLKACQEKSYAVGGKEKMVMGCIAAAAVVSIVMLATGMISI, from the coding sequence ATGGAAGAAAAGCGAAAAGGCATTAGTAAAATGGGCTTGGTTGCACTCGTTGTCAGCTCGTCCATAGGAAGTGGCGTATTTGGAATTACAAGCGATTTAGCTGGTTCAGCTGCTCCGGGACCGGCGATTGTGGCGTGGGTAATCGTGGGAATTGGAATATTGGCTCTTGTATTATCTCTAAACAATCTAGGTGCCAAAAGACCTGACTTAGATGGAGGGATATTTGGTTATGCAGAAGCCGGATTTGGAAAGCTGGGAGGTTTCATTAGCGGCTGGGGGTATTGGTTATCAGCATGGTTAGGGAATGTAGCCTTTGCTACGATGTTGATGAGTGCTTTAGGAGAATTTTTACCTGTGTTTAAGGGAGGGCAAAATATCCCATCCATTATGCTTGCCAGTGTCTTCATTTGGGTGTTGACGTTACTAGTGAACAATGGGATTGAGAGTGCCAGCTTTATTAATACTGTAGTGACTATCTGTAAGTTGGTGCCGTTATTTCTATTTTTGATCATAACTATTGTTGCATTTAACGCAGGGATTTTTACGGCAGATTTTTGGGGAAATGTAGCAGAAAATTTAGGTAGTACTGCAGGTAATACAAGTGGTCTTTGGGACCAAATCAAAGGATGTTTAATGGTAATGATGTGGGTTTTTGTTGGTATCGAAGGAGCCAGTGTGTTGGCAAACCGTGCAGAAAAACGCTCTGATGCGCAGCAAGCATCGATTATGGGGTTATTAGTTTTACTGTTCATCTATATTTTGGCATCACTATTACCTTATGGCGTAATGAGTCAGACCGAACTAGCGGAAATTTCTCAACCTGCGATGGCCAATATTTTGAGATATATTGTCGGCGGGTGGGGCGCAGCTGTCATCAACATTGGATTGATTGTTTCTATTATTGGGTGCTGGCTGTCTTGGACGATGCTTCCGGCAGAAACAACAATGTTGATGGCTCGTGATGGTATGTTGCCAAAAAAATGGGGCGATGTGAATAAAAAAGAAGCACCTAGCTATTCATTATTTTTAACAGCAGGTCTAACGAACTTATTTCTTTTAACCTTTTTAGTAACCGATTATGCCTATCAATTTGCTTATTCTTTGTGTACAGCAGCTATTTTAATCTGTTATCTGCTCGTAGGACTATATCAAATCATCTATTCACACCAACAAAAGGATACGAAACAGCTGATAATTGGTGTCTTAGCAACTGCTTTTCAGATAATCGGAATAACCTTGGCTGGGTTTTCTTATATATTGCTGTGTAGCATCGCTTATATTCCAGGTTTTTATTTCTATCTTAAAGCTTGTCAGGAGAAATCTTATGCAGTAGGTGGCAAAGAAAAAATGGTCATGGGTTGTATCGCTGCGGCAGCGGTAGTATCAATTGTCATGCTTGCAACAGGAATGATTTCAATTTAA
- a CDS encoding GAF domain-containing protein — protein MWRSEKHKRDTYELMIMQLQGLTEIEHDKIANLANSSALLADALPETVFAGYYLYNGDELVLGPFQGKVSCTRISMGKGVCGESAEKQETLIVDNVKTHENYISCDSAAMSEIVVPMVKDGVLLGVLDIDSGVTSSYDAIDQEYLEKFAEVLIGQSDF, from the coding sequence ATGTGGAGAAGTGAGAAGCATAAACGAGATACCTATGAGCTGATGATCATGCAGCTACAAGGGCTAACAGAGATTGAGCACGACAAAATAGCAAATCTAGCCAATTCATCTGCTTTATTAGCGGATGCGTTACCGGAAACGGTTTTTGCAGGCTATTATTTATATAATGGAGATGAGCTTGTATTAGGCCCGTTTCAAGGGAAGGTTTCCTGTACTAGAATCAGTATGGGAAAAGGGGTTTGTGGAGAATCAGCAGAAAAGCAAGAAACACTGATTGTTGATAATGTCAAAACCCATGAGAATTATATTTCCTGTGATTCCGCAGCGATGTCTGAAATTGTTGTGCCAATGGTCAAAGACGGAGTCCTTCTTGGTGTGCTGGATATTGACAGCGGGGTAACATCGAGCTATGACGCGATCGATCAGGAATATCTAGAAAAATTTGCCGAGGTCCTGATTGGTCAATCAGATTTTTAA
- the ybaK gene encoding Cys-tRNA(Pro) deacylase — MVKKKKHKTNAMRIVEQRKVTYQEYEFPWTEEHLGTDSVSQLLGVDENKIFKTLVAVGNKTGPIVAVIPGTKELDLKKLAKASGNKKVEMLHLRELEATTGYIRGGCSPIGMKKLFPTYLASESDNYEKIIVSAGQRGLQMELEPLAIVQLTKGTVADITSEGE, encoded by the coding sequence ATGGTCAAAAAGAAAAAACATAAAACAAACGCAATGAGAATTGTGGAGCAAAGGAAAGTGACGTATCAAGAATATGAATTTCCTTGGACAGAGGAACACCTTGGAACAGATAGTGTTTCTCAATTATTAGGTGTAGACGAAAACAAGATATTCAAGACGTTGGTTGCCGTAGGGAACAAGACGGGACCGATTGTGGCGGTTATTCCAGGGACAAAGGAGCTTGATCTGAAGAAATTAGCAAAAGCGAGTGGAAATAAAAAGGTTGAAATGCTCCATTTAAGAGAGTTGGAGGCTACGACAGGCTATATTCGAGGAGGTTGTTCGCCGATTGGCATGAAAAAGCTGTTCCCTACGTATCTTGCCAGTGAGTCTGACAACTATGAAAAAATTATTGTTTCGGCAGGACAGAGAGGGCTACAAATGGAGTTGGAGCCCTTGGCAATCGTTCAGCTGACAAAAGGAACAGTTGCCGATATTACTTCAGAAGGAGAATAA